The following coding sequences lie in one Sphingobium sp. KCTC 72723 genomic window:
- a CDS encoding CopD family protein — translation MAYLGAAYLWVKAAHVIFVIFLMAGLFMMPRFFVYHQEAAVGSDEDRKWIDREQRLLKIILNPSIVLTWLFGLMLMVEIGAWSFGWFHLKLLFVLALSGYHGWIASYAKKLSRGQRTMTDRQLRLFNEVPGIAAAVIVIAVIVKPF, via the coding sequence ATGGCCTATCTGGGTGCAGCCTATCTGTGGGTGAAGGCGGCCCATGTCATCTTCGTCATCTTCCTGATGGCGGGACTGTTCATGATGCCGCGCTTCTTCGTCTATCATCAGGAAGCGGCCGTGGGTTCTGACGAGGACCGCAAATGGATCGACCGGGAACAGCGGCTGCTCAAGATCATCCTCAACCCTTCGATCGTCCTGACCTGGCTGTTCGGGCTGATGCTGATGGTCGAAATCGGCGCATGGAGCTTTGGCTGGTTCCACCTGAAACTTTTGTTCGTGCTGGCGCTGTCGGGCTATCATGGCTGGATCGCCAGCTACGCCAAAAAACTCTCGCGTGGTCAGCGGACGATGACCGACCGCCAGCTTCGCCTGTTCAACGAAGTCCCCGGCATCGCCGCCGCTGTCATCGTCATCGCCGTGATCGTAAAGCCGTTCTGA
- the panC gene encoding pantoate--beta-alanine ligase yields the protein MQTLSDLPALRAAVQALKSDGKPLVLVPTMGALHDGHMALVEEARRHGRHVVVSIFVNPKQFGPNEDLDAYPRREAKDAQMLGAAGVDILWMPTVAVMYPAGFATNVSVTGVSDGLDGAARPGHFNGVATVVLKLFNQVQPDVAIFGEKDYQQLAVIRRMNSDMDNDIEIVGMPTQRAEDGLALSSRNAYLSEAERKAALALPRALGEAKRQMEKGASIASATEKARILLENHGFGPIDYVTLCDAETLEEMTVLDRPARLLGAAKLGKTRLIDNIAVAPVR from the coding sequence GTGCAAACCCTGTCTGATCTGCCCGCCCTTCGCGCCGCTGTCCAGGCGCTCAAAAGCGACGGAAAGCCGTTGGTGTTGGTGCCGACCATGGGCGCTTTGCATGACGGGCATATGGCGCTGGTGGAAGAAGCGCGGCGGCATGGGCGGCATGTGGTGGTGTCGATCTTCGTCAATCCCAAACAGTTCGGGCCGAACGAGGATCTGGACGCCTATCCCCGGCGGGAGGCCAAGGATGCGCAGATGCTGGGCGCGGCGGGGGTGGATATTTTGTGGATGCCCACGGTCGCGGTCATGTATCCGGCAGGCTTTGCCACCAATGTCAGCGTGACGGGAGTGAGCGACGGGCTGGACGGGGCAGCGCGGCCCGGCCATTTCAACGGGGTCGCCACGGTGGTCCTGAAACTGTTCAACCAGGTGCAGCCCGATGTCGCGATTTTCGGCGAGAAGGACTATCAGCAACTGGCCGTGATCCGCCGGATGAACAGCGACATGGACAATGATATCGAAATCGTCGGAATGCCGACCCAAAGGGCCGAGGACGGCCTCGCCCTTTCCTCCCGCAATGCCTATCTGAGCGAAGCCGAGCGCAAGGCGGCGCTGGCGTTGCCGCGTGCCTTGGGGGAAGCCAAGCGGCAGATGGAGAAGGGTGCCAGCATCGCGTCGGCGACGGAGAAGGCCAGAATATTACTGGAAAATCATGGCTTTGGTCCGATCGACTATGTGACGTTGTGCGACGCTGAGACGCTGGAGGAAATGACGGTGCTGGACCGTCCGGCCCGGTTGCTGGGGGCGGCGAAGCTGGGCAAGACCCGGTTGATCGACAATATCGCAGTGGCGCCGGTTCGGTGA
- a CDS encoding division plane positioning ATPase MipZ, producing MANTQPHLIVFANEKGGTGKSTTAVHTAIALTALGHRVGMIDLDPRQRTVTRYLENRAETARRRDIELVAPDFAVLKGDSIDALESEVAAVSEGKDFLVVDTPGRDDAFARHMAARANTLVTPMNDSFVDFDLIGQVDAETFKVRRLSFYSELIFEARKTRAKADGVSIDWVVLRNRVQHHDARNKKRVGDALMELSRRVGFRVIPGLSERVIFRELFPSGLTLLDKGHLGDLGVSHIAARQELREMVAGLALPERAGAGSMDLIGAA from the coding sequence ATGGCCAATACGCAGCCGCATCTCATCGTTTTCGCCAATGAAAAGGGCGGCACCGGCAAATCCACCACGGCGGTCCACACTGCCATTGCGTTGACGGCGCTGGGCCATCGCGTCGGCATGATCGACCTCGACCCGCGCCAGCGCACCGTCACCCGCTATCTGGAAAACCGCGCCGAAACCGCGCGTCGGCGGGACATCGAACTGGTCGCCCCGGACTTTGCCGTGCTGAAGGGCGACAGCATCGACGCGCTGGAAAGCGAAGTGGCGGCCGTGTCGGAGGGCAAGGATTTCCTCGTCGTCGACACCCCCGGCCGCGACGATGCCTTCGCCCGCCACATGGCCGCCCGCGCCAACACGCTGGTCACGCCGATGAACGACAGTTTCGTCGATTTCGACCTGATCGGTCAGGTCGACGCCGAAACCTTCAAGGTGCGCCGCCTGTCCTTCTATTCCGAACTCATCTTTGAAGCGCGCAAGACCCGCGCAAAGGCCGACGGCGTGTCGATCGACTGGGTCGTGCTGCGCAACCGCGTCCAGCATCATGACGCCCGCAACAAGAAGCGGGTCGGCGACGCGCTGATGGAACTCTCGCGCCGGGTCGGCTTCCGCGTCATTCCAGGCTTGTCGGAGCGCGTCATCTTCCGCGAATTGTTCCCGTCCGGCCTGACCTTGCTCGACAAGGGCCATCTGGGCGACCTGGGCGTCAGCCACATCGCCGCGCGGCAGGAATTGCGCGAAATGGTGGCCGGCCTCGCCTTGCCCGAACGGGCGGGTGCAGGCTCGATGGACCTGATCGGCGCGGCCTGA
- a CDS encoding molecular chaperone DnaJ, translating into MGWLALLLAGLAGWLIWTGRLQRMTAKDGMALGIALVGAVLAAKGKPVIGAPLLVGTALFFLRQGNAKAKARASRRTAKPAAPRADDVARARATLGVAPDADAGAIRAAHRRLIASVHPDKGGTEALAAQINAARDLLIADQADRQA; encoded by the coding sequence ATGGGCTGGCTTGCGCTGCTGCTCGCTGGCCTTGCCGGCTGGCTTATCTGGACAGGAAGGCTGCAACGCATGACGGCAAAGGATGGCATGGCGCTCGGTATCGCGCTGGTCGGCGCGGTGCTGGCGGCCAAGGGCAAGCCGGTTATCGGCGCGCCGCTGCTGGTCGGCACGGCGCTATTCTTCCTGCGCCAGGGCAATGCCAAGGCCAAGGCGCGGGCCAGCCGCCGGACCGCGAAACCTGCCGCGCCGCGCGCCGATGACGTGGCGCGCGCGCGGGCAACGCTGGGCGTCGCACCCGATGCCGACGCAGGCGCGATCCGTGCCGCCCATCGCCGCCTGATCGCCTCGGTCCACCCCGACAAGGGCGGGACGGAGGCATTGGCGGCGCAGATCAATGCCGCGCGCGACCTGCTGATCGCCGATCAGGCCGACCGGCAGGCCTGA
- the pgmG gene encoding phosphoglucomutase/phosphomannomutase PgmG yields MTHSFHPSLLRDYDVRGTVGRTLGEGDAFALGRSFGTVILRDGGSKVAVGYDGRLSSPMLETPLVAGLVATGITVSRIGLGPTPMLYHAEATGEVDGAIQVTGSHNPRDDNGFKLVKGHAPFFGADLARLGVMAAAGDWESGQGRVRQAPAMDAYVARLLAGFDGPACHIGWDAGNGAAGPVVDQLVQRLPGEHHLLFTDIDGNFPNHHPDPSQDANLADLRALVLAKSLDFGVAFDGDGDRIGVIDGLGRTIAGDELIGLFAQDVLLNRPGATIVADVKTSQAVFDRIIELGGKADMAKTGHSHIKSRMKQIDAALGGEMTGHLFFADDYYGFDDGLYAAIRLIRAVGTLGRSVIAMRDAMPQRTNTPEFRFPVAEDRKFAVIGEIQARLRAQNADVNAIDGVRVRTADGWWLLRASNTEAALVARAEADDPPGLTRLLAQIDSQLRESGIKRS; encoded by the coding sequence ATGACCCATAGCTTCCACCCCAGCCTGCTGCGCGACTATGATGTGCGCGGCACGGTGGGGCGGACGCTGGGGGAGGGGGATGCTTTCGCGCTGGGACGCAGTTTCGGCACCGTCATTCTGCGCGACGGCGGCTCAAAAGTCGCGGTCGGCTATGACGGGCGGCTCAGTTCGCCGATGCTGGAAACCCCGCTGGTCGCGGGCCTTGTCGCCACTGGCATCACCGTGTCGCGCATCGGCCTTGGTCCCACGCCCATGCTCTACCATGCCGAAGCGACTGGCGAAGTCGATGGCGCCATTCAGGTAACTGGCAGCCATAATCCCCGCGACGATAATGGCTTCAAGCTGGTGAAGGGCCATGCGCCTTTTTTCGGCGCCGACCTTGCCCGGCTGGGCGTCATGGCGGCGGCGGGCGATTGGGAATCGGGGCAGGGCAGGGTCAGGCAAGCGCCTGCCATGGACGCCTATGTCGCCCGGCTGCTCGCCGGATTCGATGGCCCCGCCTGCCACATCGGCTGGGACGCGGGCAATGGCGCGGCCGGTCCCGTGGTCGATCAACTGGTGCAGCGCCTGCCCGGCGAGCATCATTTGTTGTTCACCGATATAGACGGCAATTTTCCCAACCATCATCCCGATCCTTCGCAGGACGCCAATCTGGCCGACCTGCGCGCGCTCGTCCTTGCCAAGTCGCTCGATTTCGGCGTGGCTTTCGATGGCGATGGCGACCGGATCGGCGTGATCGACGGGTTGGGCCGGACCATTGCGGGCGACGAACTGATCGGCCTGTTCGCGCAGGATGTACTGCTAAACCGGCCAGGTGCCACGATCGTCGCCGACGTCAAGACCAGCCAGGCCGTGTTCGACCGCATCATCGAACTGGGCGGCAAAGCCGACATGGCAAAAACCGGCCACAGCCATATCAAGTCCAGAATGAAGCAGATTGATGCCGCGCTGGGCGGCGAAATGACCGGGCATCTGTTCTTCGCCGACGATTATTACGGGTTCGACGATGGCCTCTACGCCGCGATACGCCTGATCCGCGCGGTCGGAACGCTGGGCCGCAGCGTGATCGCCATGCGTGACGCCATGCCGCAACGGACCAACACCCCCGAATTCCGCTTCCCGGTCGCGGAAGACCGCAAATTCGCGGTGATCGGCGAGATACAGGCCCGGCTGCGCGCGCAAAATGCCGACGTCAACGCGATCGACGGCGTCCGCGTGCGCACGGCGGACGGATGGTGGCTGCTACGCGCCTCCAATACCGAGGCTGCACTGGTCGCGCGAGCGGAGGCGGACGATCCGCCCGGCCTGACCCGGCTTTTGGCGCAGATCGATTCGCAACTGCGCGAATCCGGCATAAAACGGAGCTGA
- a CDS encoding OmpP1/FadL family transporter has product MLPDRRLLTFLLATAALAAPVPALAGGFYLQEQSPKETGRALSGGAAAGDDPSTIYFNPAAMTQLSGIQTSIGGIALLAEARQTNRGSSRTIPGVATRVPVTGNDGGNAFEKVIPIPSFYASAQVNDRLWLGLGVNAPFGLKLEYDDGFFGRYDSLYTDLKTYNIQPSAAYKLSDSLSVGGGVDVQYVKVTLTNALPQLSPLLADGHASVEGDDWSVGWNAGLFYTLGDTNFGVHYRSRMKHGLQGEQVISGLLGPLAGANGTFAATAPLTLPDIVTVSMTHKLTPQLRAMLTARWYNWSVFKSITINTATSSSVKELDYRDSFSVSAGGEYDVNDRLTLRAGTMFDRTPTNPQHLTTRVPDGDRVWLTGGATWNLSDAFALNMSYAHTFVAKANIIRPDSYFPAPATVTATTLSQTSGNADQIAASLTMRF; this is encoded by the coding sequence ATGTTGCCTGACCGTCGCCTTCTCACCTTCCTGCTTGCGACCGCTGCGCTGGCGGCGCCTGTCCCGGCGCTGGCCGGGGGCTTCTATCTTCAGGAACAATCGCCCAAGGAAACCGGGCGTGCGCTGTCGGGCGGCGCGGCGGCAGGCGACGATCCCTCGACCATCTATTTCAATCCCGCCGCCATGACGCAATTGTCGGGCATCCAGACCTCGATCGGCGGCATTGCCCTGCTGGCGGAAGCGCGGCAGACCAATCGGGGCAGCAGCCGCACCATTCCGGGTGTCGCAACCCGCGTGCCGGTCACTGGCAATGACGGCGGCAATGCGTTCGAAAAAGTCATTCCCATCCCCAGCTTCTACGCCAGCGCGCAGGTCAATGACCGGCTCTGGCTGGGCCTGGGCGTCAACGCGCCCTTTGGCCTGAAACTGGAATATGATGACGGCTTTTTCGGTCGCTATGACTCGCTCTACACCGACCTTAAAACCTATAATATCCAGCCGTCTGCCGCCTATAAGCTGAGCGACAGCCTGTCGGTCGGTGGCGGAGTGGACGTGCAATATGTCAAGGTCACACTGACCAACGCCCTGCCGCAACTCTCGCCGCTGCTGGCCGATGGCCATGCCTCGGTCGAGGGAGACGACTGGTCGGTCGGCTGGAACGCCGGGCTGTTCTATACGCTGGGCGACACCAATTTCGGCGTCCATTATCGCTCGCGCATGAAGCACGGGCTTCAGGGCGAACAGGTGATTTCCGGCCTGCTGGGACCGCTGGCCGGTGCGAACGGGACCTTCGCCGCCACCGCGCCACTGACTCTGCCCGACATCGTGACCGTCAGCATGACGCACAAGCTGACGCCGCAATTGCGCGCGATGCTGACCGCGCGCTGGTACAACTGGTCGGTGTTCAAAAGCATCACGATCAACACCGCCACCAGCAGCTCGGTCAAGGAACTGGACTATCGCGACAGTTTCAGCGTCAGCGCTGGCGGCGAATATGACGTCAATGATCGTCTGACCCTGCGCGCCGGCACGATGTTCGACCGCACCCCCACCAACCCGCAGCATCTGACCACCCGCGTCCCCGATGGCGACCGCGTCTGGCTGACCGGCGGCGCGACCTGGAACCTGTCGGACGCCTTCGCCCTCAACATGAGCTACGCCCATACTTTCGTGGCAAAGGCGAACATCATCCGCCCGGACAGCTATTTCCCCGCACCCGCCACCGTGACCGCAACCACTTTGTCGCAGACCAGCGGCAATGCGGACCAGATCGCCGCTTCCCTTACGATGCGTTTCTGA
- the ispG gene encoding flavodoxin-dependent (E)-4-hydroxy-3-methylbut-2-enyl-diphosphate synthase: MSDHNPGLRPWRDIARRQSRQIMVGNVPVGGGAPVTVQTMTNTLTHDIKGTIDQIRRCEDAGVDIIRVSCPDEESTAALKQIVRAARVPIVADIHFHYKRALEAADAGAACLRINPGNIGSAARVKEVVDAAKANNCAIRIGVNGGSLEKDLLEKYGEPCPEALVESALDHIKLLQDQDFHAYKVAVKASDVFLAVAAYMQLAEAVDCPLHLGITEAGGLIGGTVKSAIGIGNLLWAGIGDTIRVSLSAEPEEEVRVGYEILKSLGIRTRGVKVISCPSCARQGFDVIRTVQALEERLQHIHTPLSLSVLGCVVNGPGEARETDIGLTGGGNGKHMVYLSGITDHTVQDEGVVDHIVRLVEAKAAEIEAASAEADMTDAGKAEAAE; encoded by the coding sequence ATGTCCGACCATAATCCCGGCCTGCGTCCCTGGCGCGACATTGCCCGCCGTCAGAGCCGCCAGATCATGGTCGGCAATGTGCCGGTGGGTGGCGGCGCGCCGGTCACGGTCCAGACGATGACCAACACGCTGACCCATGACATCAAAGGCACGATCGACCAGATCCGCCGGTGCGAGGATGCGGGCGTGGACATCATCCGCGTGTCCTGCCCGGACGAGGAATCGACCGCCGCGCTGAAACAGATCGTCCGCGCCGCCCGCGTGCCGATCGTCGCGGACATTCATTTCCACTATAAACGCGCGCTCGAAGCGGCCGATGCCGGCGCGGCCTGCCTGCGCATCAATCCGGGCAATATCGGGTCGGCGGCACGGGTGAAGGAAGTGGTCGACGCGGCCAAGGCGAACAATTGCGCCATCCGCATCGGCGTGAATGGCGGCAGCCTCGAAAAAGACCTGCTCGAAAAATATGGCGAACCCTGCCCCGAAGCGCTGGTCGAAAGCGCGCTCGACCATATCAAGCTGCTGCAGGATCAGGATTTCCATGCATATAAGGTCGCGGTAAAGGCCAGCGACGTGTTCCTCGCCGTCGCGGCCTATATGCAACTGGCCGAAGCGGTCGATTGCCCGCTCCATCTGGGTATTACCGAAGCAGGCGGCCTGATCGGCGGCACGGTGAAAAGCGCGATCGGCATCGGCAACCTGCTCTGGGCCGGGATCGGCGACACGATCCGCGTGTCCCTCTCCGCCGAACCGGAGGAAGAAGTGCGGGTCGGCTATGAAATCCTGAAATCCCTGGGCATCCGCACGCGCGGCGTAAAAGTGATTAGCTGCCCGTCCTGCGCGCGGCAGGGCTTCGACGTCATCCGCACCGTGCAGGCGCTGGAAGAACGGCTCCAGCATATCCACACGCCGCTCTCGCTGTCCGTCCTGGGCTGCGTCGTCAACGGTCCCGGCGAAGCGCGCGAAACCGACATCGGCCTGACCGGCGGCGGCAATGGCAAGCATATGGTCTATCTGTCTGGCATCACCGACCACACCGTGCAGGACGAAGGCGTGGTCGACCATATCGTCCGCCTGGTCGAAGCCAAGGCCGCCGAAATAGAGGCCGCCAGCGCCGAAGCCGACATGACCGACGCGGGCAAGGCGGAAGCGGCGGAGTGA
- a CDS encoding DMT family transporter, producing the protein MDAAMKGLSLAIGLYNALFWRAVTGTVLGLCLMLVTRQRWPGRAVLRIHLLRGTVVAIMALLFFWALMRMPLAEAIALSFIAPLIALYLAALLLHERVGRQAIGASLLGLVGVGIILSGRLQGHYDADALLGALAVLGSAVLFAWNLIIQRQQAQVASPIEVAFFQHLVMLGVFATGAPFLLAAPPLHALPLVVLAATLAFTSLAALSWAYARAEAQRLIPVEYSAFVWAAIVGWLAFGERVTLTTVAGALLIVVACLIAARTKRPELAHVEAGTA; encoded by the coding sequence ATGGACGCCGCGATGAAGGGGTTGAGCCTCGCCATCGGCCTCTACAACGCCCTGTTCTGGCGCGCGGTGACGGGGACGGTGCTGGGCCTGTGCCTGATGCTGGTCACGCGCCAGCGCTGGCCCGGTCGCGCGGTGCTGCGCATCCATCTGCTGCGCGGGACCGTCGTGGCGATCATGGCGTTGCTGTTCTTCTGGGCGCTCATGCGGATGCCGCTCGCCGAAGCGATTGCCTTGTCCTTCATCGCGCCGCTGATCGCGCTCTACCTCGCCGCGCTGCTGCTGCATGAACGGGTCGGGCGGCAGGCGATCGGCGCGTCGCTGCTGGGGCTGGTGGGTGTCGGCATCATCCTGTCGGGGCGCTTGCAGGGGCATTATGATGCCGACGCGCTGCTGGGCGCGCTGGCGGTGCTTGGCTCTGCGGTGCTGTTCGCCTGGAACCTCATCATCCAGCGGCAACAGGCGCAGGTCGCTTCCCCGATAGAGGTCGCTTTCTTCCAGCACCTCGTCATGCTGGGCGTGTTCGCGACTGGCGCGCCCTTCCTGCTGGCTGCACCACCGCTGCACGCCCTGCCGCTGGTGGTGCTGGCCGCAACCCTTGCCTTCACCTCGCTCGCCGCCCTGTCATGGGCCTATGCGCGGGCGGAGGCGCAGCGGCTCATCCCGGTGGAATATAGCGCCTTCGTCTGGGCCGCGATCGTCGGCTGGCTGGCGTTCGGGGAGCGTGTGACGCTGACCACGGTAGCAGGCGCCTTGCTGATCGTGGTCGCCTGCCTTATCGCCGCGCGCACGAAACGGCCCGAACTGGCGCATGTGGAGGCAGGAACGGCATGA
- a CDS encoding GNAT family N-acetyltransferase, with the protein MISIRAAEPADIAVIEEFIHALAEYEKLAHAVKADRETLAHYLFGPRPMAEVLIADRHGTPVGFALFFHNFSTFEGRPGLYLEDLFVRPEARGAGAGRALLARLAQLAIERDCARLEWSVLDWNEPAIAVYRAIGAVPMDEWTVQRLDGDALRALAAS; encoded by the coding sequence ATGATCAGTATCCGCGCGGCGGAACCCGCCGACATCGCCGTGATCGAGGAATTTATCCACGCTCTCGCCGAATATGAAAAGCTCGCTCATGCCGTAAAGGCCGACCGCGAAACGCTGGCCCACTACCTGTTCGGCCCGCGCCCGATGGCCGAGGTGTTGATCGCGGACCGGCACGGCACGCCGGTCGGCTTTGCGCTTTTCTTCCATAATTTCTCTACCTTCGAAGGACGACCGGGCCTCTATCTAGAGGATTTGTTCGTCCGGCCGGAAGCGCGCGGCGCGGGCGCGGGCAGGGCGCTGCTCGCGCGGCTGGCGCAACTGGCAATCGAACGGGACTGCGCCCGGCTGGAATGGTCGGTGCTGGACTGGAACGAACCGGCCATTGCCGTCTATCGCGCGATCGGCGCGGTGCCGATGGACGAATGGACGGTTCAGCGGCTCGACGGCGACGCGCTGCGGGCGCTGGCCGCCAGCTAG
- a CDS encoding FtsK/SpoIIIE family DNA translocase codes for MAVSRTVKRTPEWREMLKRSLLRSGALIGAIMLMLATLFLALALLSYAPSDPSMNTVAGDQVANIMQSPGAWVADFLLWLLGVPVALILPLMAVTARRLWGDHDMAGWKGQFGQCLLGIVLVGIALALFQSEPLVGLPAGWGGVIGLVSARGIASLTAQVPVAAPWIKGALVVITLIGGVLACYRSLALEKPILSLRRPTLPRLSLPRPTLGFAGSAPVDEDDDEDELPAGRVIAPRKTVSNEPKPPITIQSPKPAPAQRQMAPISQDDLFGHSSLPSADLLNPIPASQGGKIDKAALERNARLLESVLDDFHVKGNIVEVRPGPVVTMYELEPAPGIKASRVIALADDIARNMSALSARVATIPGRTVIGIELPNANREGVSFRELITSEQFGAEATLPIILGKNISGEPIIADLAPMPHLLIAGTTGSGKSVGLNAMILSLLYRMTPDQLRLIMIDPKMLELSTYDDIPHLLSPVVTEPQKAIRALKWAVEQMEDRYRMMASISVRNLANYNEKVRAAKVKGKPLGRRVQTGYDPENGKPIYEEEQLDFQPLPQIVIVVDELADLMMTAGKEVEFLIQRLAQKARAAGIHLILATQRPSVDVITGVIKANLPTRISFFVTSKIDSRTILGEQGAEQLLGKGDMLYMHGGKGLMRVHGPFVSDDEVRVVADHWRAQGQPDYIQAVTEEPEEGSFALDGVDLGDDSPDAQLFRKACQLVFENQKASTSWLQRQLRVGYNSAARLIEKMEEEGLVGAPNHVGRREVLRDENGNPL; via the coding sequence ATGGCTGTCAGCCGCACGGTCAAACGCACGCCGGAATGGCGCGAAATGCTCAAGCGCAGCTTGTTGCGCAGCGGCGCGCTGATCGGCGCGATCATGCTGATGCTGGCGACCCTGTTTCTGGCGCTGGCGCTGCTCAGCTATGCGCCCAGCGATCCGTCGATGAACACGGTGGCGGGCGATCAGGTTGCCAACATCATGCAGTCGCCCGGCGCATGGGTCGCCGATTTCCTGCTCTGGCTGCTGGGCGTGCCGGTCGCGCTGATCCTGCCGCTGATGGCGGTTACCGCGCGGCGGTTGTGGGGCGATCATGACATGGCCGGGTGGAAGGGGCAGTTTGGCCAATGCCTGCTGGGCATCGTGCTGGTCGGCATTGCCCTTGCCCTGTTTCAGAGCGAGCCGCTGGTCGGCCTGCCCGCCGGATGGGGCGGAGTCATCGGTCTGGTGAGCGCCAGGGGCATTGCCAGCCTGACGGCGCAGGTGCCGGTCGCTGCGCCCTGGATCAAGGGCGCGCTGGTCGTCATAACGCTGATCGGGGGGGTGCTGGCCTGCTATCGCAGTCTGGCGCTGGAAAAGCCGATCCTGTCCTTGCGCCGCCCGACCCTGCCCCGGCTCAGCCTGCCGCGCCCCACGCTTGGCTTTGCGGGCAGCGCGCCGGTGGACGAGGATGATGACGAGGATGAACTGCCCGCCGGGCGCGTCATCGCCCCGCGCAAGACGGTGTCGAACGAACCCAAGCCGCCGATCACCATCCAGTCACCCAAGCCTGCCCCGGCACAGCGGCAGATGGCCCCGATTTCGCAGGACGACCTGTTCGGCCATAGCTCGCTGCCGTCCGCCGACCTGCTCAACCCCATCCCCGCCAGTCAGGGTGGCAAGATCGACAAGGCGGCGCTGGAACGCAACGCCCGCCTGCTCGAATCGGTGCTGGACGACTTCCATGTGAAGGGCAATATCGTCGAGGTCCGGCCCGGCCCGGTCGTCACCATGTATGAACTGGAACCCGCGCCGGGGATCAAGGCAAGCCGCGTGATCGCGCTGGCCGACGACATCGCGCGCAACATGTCGGCGCTCTCGGCCCGTGTCGCTACGATTCCGGGCCGCACCGTCATTGGCATCGAACTGCCCAACGCCAATCGCGAAGGCGTGTCGTTCCGCGAACTCATCACGTCCGAACAATTTGGCGCGGAAGCGACGCTGCCGATCATATTGGGCAAGAATATCTCCGGCGAACCGATCATCGCCGATCTGGCCCCCATGCCGCATCTGCTGATCGCGGGGACCACCGGGTCGGGCAAGTCCGTCGGCCTGAACGCGATGATCCTGTCGCTGCTCTACCGCATGACGCCTGACCAGCTGCGCCTCATCATGATCGATCCCAAGATGCTGGAACTGTCGACCTATGACGACATTCCCCATCTCCTCTCCCCGGTCGTCACCGAACCGCAAAAGGCGATCCGCGCGCTCAAATGGGCCGTCGAACAGATGGAGGACCGTTATCGTATGATGGCGTCCATATCCGTCCGTAACCTTGCCAATTACAACGAAAAAGTGCGCGCCGCAAAGGTCAAGGGCAAGCCGCTGGGTCGTCGTGTCCAGACCGGCTACGACCCTGAAAACGGCAAGCCCATCTATGAGGAGGAGCAGCTCGATTTCCAGCCGCTGCCCCAGATCGTCATCGTGGTGGACGAACTGGCCGACCTGATGATGACGGCGGGCAAGGAAGTGGAATTCCTGATCCAGCGGTTGGCGCAAAAGGCGCGCGCGGCGGGCATCCACCTCATCCTCGCGACCCAGCGCCCTTCCGTCGACGTCATCACCGGCGTCATCAAGGCGAACCTGCCGACCCGCATCAGCTTCTTCGTCACGTCAAAGATCGACAGCCGCACCATCCTTGGCGAACAGGGCGCGGAACAATTGCTGGGCAAGGGCGACATGCTCTACATGCACGGCGGCAAGGGGCTGATGCGCGTCCACGGACCCTTCGTGTCCGACGATGAAGTCCGCGTCGTTGCCGATCACTGGCGCGCGCAGGGCCAGCCCGACTATATCCAGGCCGTCACCGAAGAACCCGAAGAAGGCAGCTTCGCCCTCGACGGCGTGGACCTTGGCGATGACAGCCCCGACGCCCAACTGTTCCGCAAGGCGTGCCAGCTGGTGTTCGAAAACCAGAAGGCATCGACCAGCTGGCTGCAACGCCAACTGCGCGTCGGCTATAACAGCGCTGCCCGCCTAATCGAAAAGATGGAGGAAGAAGGACTGGTCGGCGCCCCCAACCATGTCGGCCGCCGCGAAGTGCTGCGCGACGAAAACGGCAATCCGCTCTGA
- a CDS encoding LolA family protein produces MKRMIAPPMLVLALAIALVPVALPTTAAIAQQDQSDLSRVNAYVRAVTTLTADFTQTDRNGQSLTGQLTLKQPGKIRFQYQKGVPLLIVGDGKALTMIDYEVRQVQRWPIGSSPLGALLDPSKDLSKFGKVVPTGDPSILSIQARDVKRPEFGTITMIFKRDAASPAGLQLYGWVALDSQNNRTAVRLTNQRYGVPVADSAFRWTDPRPKGRSAGG; encoded by the coding sequence ATGAAGCGCATGATTGCGCCCCCGATGCTGGTTCTTGCCCTGGCAATTGCCCTCGTCCCCGTCGCCCTGCCGACCACTGCCGCCATTGCGCAGCAGGACCAGTCCGACCTCAGCCGGGTCAACGCCTATGTCCGCGCGGTCACCACGCTGACCGCCGATTTCACCCAGACCGACCGCAATGGCCAATCGCTCACGGGCCAGCTGACATTGAAGCAGCCGGGCAAAATCCGCTTTCAATATCAAAAGGGCGTGCCGCTGCTGATCGTGGGCGATGGCAAGGCGCTGACCATGATCGATTATGAAGTGCGCCAGGTGCAGCGCTGGCCGATCGGCAGCTCGCCGCTGGGCGCGTTGCTCGACCCGTCGAAGGATTTGTCGAAATTCGGTAAGGTGGTGCCGACCGGCGATCCTTCGATCCTGAGCATTCAGGCGCGCGATGTGAAACGGCCCGAATTCGGCACCATCACCATGATCTTCAAACGCGATGCCGCCAGTCCTGCGGGCTTGCAGCTATATGGCTGGGTCGCGCTCGATTCGCAGAATAACCGTACCGCCGTGCGCCTCACCAACCAGCGTTACGGGGTGCCAGTTGCCGATTCGGCCTTCCGCTGGACCGACCCCCGGCCAAAAGGGCGCTCTGCGGGCGGTTGA